One region of Streptomyces leeuwenhoekii genomic DNA includes:
- the pyrE gene encoding orotate phosphoribosyltransferase has protein sequence MTDVRGALLQQIKDKAVVHGKVTLSSGLEADYYVDLRRITLDGEAAPLVGQVLLDLTEDLEFDAVGGLTMGADPVAAAMLHAAAARGRRLDAFVVRKAAKAHGLQRRVEGPDIAGRRVLVVEDTSTTGGSPLTAVEAVREAGAEVVAVATIVDRATGAAEKIQEGAGVPYRYAYSKDELGLD, from the coding sequence ATGACGGACGTACGCGGCGCGCTGCTGCAGCAGATCAAGGACAAGGCCGTGGTGCACGGCAAGGTGACCCTCTCCTCGGGGCTGGAGGCCGACTACTACGTCGACCTGCGCCGCATCACCCTCGACGGCGAGGCCGCGCCGCTGGTCGGCCAGGTACTGCTGGACCTGACCGAGGACCTGGAGTTCGACGCGGTGGGCGGCCTCACCATGGGCGCCGACCCGGTCGCCGCCGCGATGCTGCACGCCGCCGCCGCCCGCGGGCGCAGGCTGGACGCCTTCGTGGTCCGCAAGGCCGCCAAGGCGCACGGCCTCCAGCGCCGTGTCGAGGGCCCGGACATCGCCGGCCGCCGCGTCCTGGTCGTCGAGGACACCTCCACCACCGGCGGTTCGCCGCTGACCGCCGTCGAGGCGGTGCGTGAGGCCGGGGCCGAGGTGGTGGCGGTGGCCACCATCGTCGACCGGGCGACCGGCGCCGCCGAGAAGATCCAGGAGGGCGCCGGGGTGCCGTACCGGTACGCCTACTCCAAGGACGAGCTGGGCCTGGACTGA
- a CDS encoding aldose epimerase, with amino-acid sequence MTIEPITLTAGDAEATVLPGNGGRIGGLRVGGTELLRQGDRYGCFPMVPWCGRIREGRFRDGAAVHRMPLNAPPHAIHGTARDAAWRTARVTRDEAVLTHDLTDPWPYPGRVTQVVSLTEDALTLTMAVETYESSFPAQIGWHPWFNRTLDGGEGVRIDFAPAWQEERGEDHLPTGRRVDPLPGPWDDCFGMPGGVDVTLTWPGRLELKVTSPEEWVVVYDEQEAAVCVEPQTGPPDGLNSAPRLVTPLEPLEATTVWSWRRL; translated from the coding sequence GTGACCATCGAACCCATCACGCTGACCGCGGGTGACGCGGAGGCGACCGTGCTGCCGGGCAACGGCGGCCGGATCGGCGGGCTCCGCGTCGGCGGCACCGAACTGCTCCGCCAGGGCGACCGCTACGGCTGCTTCCCGATGGTGCCCTGGTGCGGCCGGATCCGCGAGGGCCGCTTCCGGGACGGCGCCGCCGTCCACCGGATGCCGCTGAACGCCCCGCCGCACGCCATCCACGGCACCGCCCGCGACGCTGCCTGGCGCACCGCCCGCGTCACGCGCGACGAGGCGGTCCTCACCCACGACCTGACGGACCCCTGGCCCTACCCCGGCCGGGTCACCCAGGTGGTCTCGCTCACGGAGGACGCGCTGACGCTGACGATGGCCGTCGAGACGTACGAGTCGTCGTTCCCGGCGCAGATCGGCTGGCACCCCTGGTTCAACCGCACCCTCGACGGCGGCGAGGGCGTGCGGATCGACTTCGCGCCCGCCTGGCAGGAGGAGCGCGGTGAGGACCATCTGCCCACCGGCCGGCGCGTCGACCCCCTGCCCGGCCCCTGGGACGACTGCTTCGGCATGCCCGGCGGCGTCGACGTCACCCTCACCTGGCCCGGGCGGCTGGAGCTGAAGGTGACCAGCCCCGAGGAGTGGGTGGTGGTCTACGACGAGCAGGAGGCCGCCGTGTGCGTGGAGCCGCAGACCGGCCCGCCCGACGGGCTGAACAGCGCGCCGCGCCTGGTCACGCCGCTGGAGCCGCTGGAGGCCACCACGGTCTGGAGCTGGCGGCGGCTTTAA
- a CDS encoding SRPBCC family protein, which yields MEHEVFVPVPAERLREVLADPGRVAGAVPGLQQDAGAGPVAGRLRVRIGGHTITYRGTGHLSRRDDGTYAVEGEATEARGTGAVRLALTLRVTDAGDGRGGCVLAFTGSATADGRVTDLPAEAVASAATRLLNRFAENLGHAARPHPATTESLATEDFEPSAAGDFDAAPDADDAPVPPARPSEPAAGPPPGTGSVFDTEVPPSSLDPTTDAEGVDAGVGDDMGEDMGEDTGEDIGEGADAGEDFPDAAEPPAEAAHARRTMIGRSAEEVDHAPPRGRYAPVPAPQTVTASTSLRWAAPAAALVLASAIVVGRVLRRRR from the coding sequence ATGGAGCATGAGGTGTTCGTTCCGGTTCCGGCCGAGCGGCTCAGGGAGGTGCTGGCCGACCCCGGGCGGGTCGCCGGCGCGGTTCCCGGCCTCCAGCAGGACGCCGGGGCCGGGCCCGTCGCCGGGCGGCTGCGGGTGCGCATCGGCGGCCACACCATCACCTACCGGGGCACGGGACACCTGTCCCGGCGGGACGACGGCACGTACGCCGTCGAGGGCGAGGCCACCGAGGCGCGCGGCACCGGCGCGGTCCGGCTGGCGCTGACGCTGCGCGTGACGGACGCCGGGGACGGCCGGGGCGGCTGTGTCCTCGCCTTCACCGGGTCGGCCACGGCGGACGGGCGCGTCACGGACCTGCCGGCCGAGGCGGTCGCGTCGGCCGCCACCCGGCTGCTGAACCGGTTCGCGGAGAACCTGGGCCATGCGGCGCGCCCGCACCCGGCGACCACCGAGTCCCTGGCCACCGAGGACTTCGAGCCCTCGGCCGCCGGGGACTTCGACGCCGCCCCGGACGCGGACGACGCCCCCGTCCCGCCCGCGCGCCCGTCCGAGCCCGCCGCCGGGCCGCCCCCGGGCACCGGCTCGGTCTTCGACACCGAGGTCCCCCCGTCCTCCCTGGACCCCACCACCGACGCCGAGGGCGTCGACGCCGGCGTCGGCGACGACATGGGTGAGGACATGGGCGAGGACACGGGCGAGGACATCGGTGAGGGCGCCGACGCCGGTGAGGACTTCCCGGACGCCGCCGAGCCGCCCGCCGAGGCCGCGCACGCCCGCCGCACGATGATCGGGCGCAGTGCCGAGGAGGTCGACCACGCCCCGCCGCGCGGCCGGTACGCCCCCGTCCCGGCGCCGCAGACGGTCACCGCGTCGACCTCCCTGCGCTGGGCGGCCCCGGCCGCCGCGCTGGTGCTGGCGTCGGCGATCGTGGTGGGCCGGGTGCTGCGCAGGCGCCGCTGA
- the fbaA gene encoding class II fructose-bisphosphate aldolase codes for MPIATPEVYNEMLDRAKAGKFAYPAINVTSSQTLHAALRGFAEAESDGIIQISTGGAEFLGGQHNKDMVTGAVALAEFAHIVAEKYDVNVALHTDHCPKDKLDGYVRPLLALSEKRVQAGLNPLFQSHMWDGSAETLADNLAIAQELLPRAAAAKIILEVEITPTGGEEDGVSHEINDSLYTTVEDAVRTAEALGLGEQGRYLLAASFGNVHGVYKPGNVVLRPELLKQLNDGVAAKFGRPAESKPFDFVFHGGSGSSVEEIHTALENGVVKMNIDTDTQYAFTRPVVDHMFKNYDGVLKVDGEVGAKKTYDPRTWGKLAEAGMAQRVVEACQSLRSAGTKIK; via the coding sequence ATGCCCATCGCAACTCCCGAGGTCTACAACGAGATGCTGGACCGGGCGAAGGCAGGCAAGTTCGCCTACCCGGCCATCAACGTGACCTCCTCCCAGACCTTGCACGCGGCGCTGCGCGGTTTCGCGGAGGCGGAGAGCGACGGCATCATCCAGATCTCCACCGGCGGTGCCGAGTTCCTGGGCGGCCAGCACAACAAGGACATGGTGACCGGCGCGGTCGCCCTGGCCGAGTTCGCGCACATCGTCGCCGAGAAGTACGACGTCAACGTGGCCCTGCACACGGACCACTGCCCCAAGGACAAGCTCGACGGGTACGTCCGCCCGCTGCTCGCGCTCTCCGAGAAGCGCGTCCAGGCCGGACTGAACCCGCTGTTCCAGTCGCACATGTGGGACGGCTCCGCCGAGACCCTCGCCGACAACCTGGCCATCGCGCAGGAGCTGCTGCCCCGCGCCGCCGCCGCGAAGATCATCCTCGAGGTCGAGATCACCCCGACCGGCGGTGAGGAGGACGGCGTCTCCCACGAGATCAACGACTCCCTCTACACGACCGTCGAGGACGCCGTCCGCACCGCCGAGGCGCTGGGCCTGGGCGAGCAGGGCCGCTACCTGCTGGCCGCCTCCTTCGGCAACGTCCACGGCGTGTACAAGCCGGGCAACGTCGTGCTCCGCCCCGAGCTGCTGAAGCAGCTCAACGACGGCGTCGCCGCCAAGTTCGGCCGCCCGGCCGAGAGCAAGCCGTTCGACTTCGTCTTCCACGGCGGCTCCGGCTCCTCGGTGGAGGAGATCCACACCGCGCTGGAGAACGGCGTGGTCAAGATGAACATCGACACCGACACGCAGTACGCCTTCACGCGTCCGGTCGTCGACCACATGTTCAAGAACTACGACGGTGTGCTGAAGGTCGACGGCGAGGTCGGCGCCAAGAAGACCTACGACCCGCGGACCTGGGGCAAGCTGGCCGAGGCCGGCATGGCCCAGCGGGTCGTCGAGGCGTGCCAGAGCCTGCGCTCGGCCGGTACGAAGATCAAGTAA